Proteins from a genomic interval of Spea bombifrons isolate aSpeBom1 chromosome 4, aSpeBom1.2.pri, whole genome shotgun sequence:
- the LOC128490791 gene encoding putative olfactory receptor 2B8: MTRNQTFVVEFILLGLSSQPKIQTGLFVVFLTFYIISLIGNVIIIWISKVDPRLHTPMYFFLSNLSFLDIWYTSSIVPKMLVNFLSLKKTISFKGCIIQMCIHLTLGGTECFILLMMAYDRYVAICSPLHYTSIMHPVLCIKMATGSWMGGFINSLIHTVFALHLPFCGPNVINHFFCEVPAVLELACADASLNRSVIFFCAVLGVSIPLSLILVTYVYIISNILKISSSTGRKKAFSTCASHIIVVCLFYGTITFMYMRPGQRRVHNQDKMAPMFYSIVTPMLNPLIYTLRNNDVKGALKETIKKKSFARN; encoded by the coding sequence ATGACAAGAAATCAAACCTTTGTGGTGGAATTTATCCTTCTGGGACTCTCTAGCCAGCCGAAGATTCAGACTGGGTTGTTTGTGGtatttcttacattttacattatatcGCTGATTGGCAATGTAATTATCATCTGGATAAGCAAGGTGGACCCTCGACTTCACACgcctatgtattttttcttgagCAACTTATCCTTTTTGGATATCTGGTACACATCGAGCATTGTTCCCAAAATGCTTGTAAACTTTTTGTCACTGAAAAAGACTATTTCCTTCAAAGGCTGTATAATCCAAATGTGTATTCATCTCACCTTAGGTGGGACAGAATGCTTTATCTTGCTAATGATGGCCTATGACCGCTACGTGGCTATATGTAGTCCTTTACACTACACAAGTATTATGCATCCAGTTCTGTGCATTAAGATGGCAACTGGCTCCTGGATGGGAGgttttattaattcattaatacaCACCGTCTTTGCATTACACTTGCCATTCTGTGGCCCTAAtgtaattaaccattttttttgtgaagtgcCTGCAGTTTTAGAGCTGGCATGTGCAGATGCCTCGCTTAATAggtctgtaattttcttttgtgcAGTGTTGGGGGTCTCAATCCCCCTTTCCCTTATATTAGTAACATATGTCTACATTATCTCCAACATTCTTAAAATAAGTTCTTCTACAGGGAGGAAGAAGGCTTTTTCTACCTGTGCTTCACATATCATTGTAGTTTGCTTGTTTTATGGTACCATCACATTTATGTACATGAGACCTGGACAACGTCGCGTTCATAATCAAGACAAAATGGCCCCCATGTTCTATAGTATTGTTACCCCGATGCTGAATCCACTTATATACACTCTTAGGAATAATGATGTCAAAGGAGCTTTGAAGGAAACTATCAAGAAGAAAAGCTTTGCAAGAAATTGA